From a single Pseudomonas sp. A34-9 genomic region:
- the yecR gene encoding YecR family lipoprotein, which yields MKSLIATLTLSALFLTGCATPKQWEATGGSKNDGIVQVSYELGQFESGQTSAEQGLTVAAQRCKTWGYKNAEVTGSEKNNCRTMGQYNCLQTTITQDYLCKR from the coding sequence ATGAAATCCCTGATCGCAACACTCACCCTCAGCGCCCTGTTCCTCACGGGCTGCGCCACACCCAAACAATGGGAAGCCACCGGCGGCAGCAAAAACGATGGCATCGTCCAGGTCTCCTATGAACTGGGTCAATTCGAAAGCGGCCAGACCAGCGCCGAACAAGGCCTGACCGTCGCCGCACAACGCTGCAAGACCTGGGGCTACAAAAACGCCGAGGTTACCGGTTCCGAGAAAAACAACTGCCGCACCATGGGCCAATACAACTGCCTGCAAACCACCATCACCCAGGATTACCTGTGCAAACGATAG
- a CDS encoding hybrid sensor histidine kinase/response regulator, whose translation MKFEKNTELDQANLRIIIASIAVVYMLILGFLPGQRFDTYLPIITYIIVFLLASIALRQAIARWPGHYPARRIFGMIHDYTGTCFGLVVGGEMALPLYAVIIWVNLGNGMRYGSRYLAIATALALLALLCVYRLTPVWQAQPFMVLMLMLTSTVIPFYAHLLLERTRKASEEAVAANLEKSRFLAQASHDLRQPIHSIGLFTACLRESRLGDDERRLVDNIDRSLLNVSQLFRSILDLYTLDNGRVLPKLQSVNLGEWLADLIRQNAEAARWAGVELRLRACQYWVQTDPALLATMVQNVLSNCFKYGAHRPVLIGVRRRGAGLAIVVYDRGNGIAEEHLGKVFEEFYRVRQVRDKDVEGVGLGLSIVKRLGELIGVGVALRSRLGRGTAVTLYGLPITAPPQSAVNRDEVRQVGLLTGLKVCLVEDDRNVLLATSALLERWGCSVQAELSGQNLITDCDIIVADYDLGTHATGIECIDDVRRQRGWAVPAMIITGHDVEKIQAALHDRDIAILSKPVRPAELRATLRTLRERRPQPETL comes from the coding sequence ATGAAGTTCGAGAAAAACACCGAACTCGACCAGGCCAATCTGCGCATTATCATTGCCAGCATTGCCGTGGTTTACATGCTCATACTGGGTTTTTTGCCGGGGCAGCGCTTCGATACGTACCTGCCGATCATTACCTACATCATTGTGTTTTTGTTGGCCTCCATCGCCCTGCGTCAGGCGATTGCGCGCTGGCCGGGGCATTACCCGGCGCGACGGATTTTCGGCATGATCCACGATTACACCGGCACCTGCTTTGGTCTGGTGGTGGGTGGCGAGATGGCGCTGCCGCTGTATGCGGTGATCATTTGGGTCAACCTTGGCAATGGCATGCGCTACGGCTCGCGCTATCTGGCGATTGCCACCGCACTGGCGTTGCTGGCATTGCTGTGTGTTTATCGACTGACGCCGGTGTGGCAGGCGCAACCGTTCATGGTGTTGATGCTGATGCTCACCAGCACGGTGATTCCGTTTTATGCGCATTTGTTGCTGGAACGTACGCGCAAGGCCTCCGAAGAAGCGGTTGCGGCGAATCTGGAAAAGTCGCGCTTTCTTGCCCAGGCCAGTCATGACCTGCGTCAGCCGATCCATTCGATTGGCCTGTTTACCGCGTGCCTGCGTGAGTCGCGATTGGGTGATGACGAGCGGCGGTTGGTCGACAACATCGACCGTTCGTTGCTCAACGTGTCGCAGTTGTTTCGCTCGATTCTCGACCTATACACCCTCGATAACGGTCGTGTCTTGCCCAAGCTGCAAAGCGTGAATCTGGGCGAATGGCTGGCGGATTTGATTCGCCAGAACGCTGAAGCCGCTCGTTGGGCCGGCGTTGAGCTGCGTTTGCGTGCTTGCCAGTACTGGGTTCAGACCGATCCGGCGTTGCTGGCGACCATGGTGCAGAACGTGCTGTCCAACTGCTTCAAATACGGTGCGCATCGGCCGGTGTTGATCGGCGTGCGTCGGCGCGGGGCAGGGCTGGCGATCGTGGTTTATGACCGTGGCAACGGTATCGCCGAGGAGCATCTGGGCAAGGTGTTCGAGGAGTTTTACCGGGTGCGGCAAGTGCGCGACAAAGACGTCGAAGGCGTGGGGCTGGGGCTGTCGATCGTCAAGCGTCTGGGGGAGTTGATTGGCGTGGGTGTTGCCCTGCGCTCGCGGCTCGGGCGGGGAACGGCGGTGACCTTGTACGGGTTGCCGATCACCGCGCCGCCGCAGTCGGCGGTCAATCGGGATGAGGTGCGCCAGGTCGGTTTGCTGACCGGCTTGAAGGTGTGTCTGGTGGAGGATGATCGCAATGTGTTGCTTGCGACTTCGGCGTTATTGGAGCGCTGGGGCTGCTCGGTGCAGGCGGAGCTGAGCGGGCAGAATCTGATTACCGACTGCGACATCATCGTTGCCGACTATGACCTCGGCACCCACGCTACCGGTATCGAATGCATCGACGATGTGCGCAGGCAGCGCGGTTGGGCTGTGCCAGCGATGATCATCACCGGACATGACGTCGAAAAAATCCAGGCAGCCCTGCACGACCGCGACATCGCCATCCTGTCCAAACCGGTACGCCCGGCGGAACTGCGCGCGACCTTGCGTACCCTGCGCGAACGTCGACCACAACCCGAAACCCTGTAG